The following proteins come from a genomic window of Streptomyces sp. NBC_00539:
- a CDS encoding helix-turn-helix domain-containing protein: MPALPEPRPDSLPDPLAPVVPLGVEQGRAAAARVLGQELRGWREARGLTLRDVAPVIRGSVSKISRLERGESPPKARDVLDLARHYGLDEEEMRTVERLLEHAQDCEWYEQYSDVTPTFLKRLIQLEGEAQEICVYENLVVPGILQTPAYAGHMVRAVMPSASEGEMERVVQLRTQRQLRLMEGEVPRLTVLLDQGVLQRRCGNAQVMREQLRHLLRAGDVAKVNIRVLEMSWGYSAAPPYPITHLKFADGGPGELAYVEHINGANYVTRPRALDDYRNALSNLRKAAASRDRSRQLIEEALLQYAED; this comes from the coding sequence ATGCCCGCGCTGCCCGAACCCCGGCCCGACTCCCTGCCCGATCCGCTCGCCCCCGTGGTCCCGCTCGGCGTCGAACAAGGACGTGCGGCGGCCGCCCGGGTGCTGGGACAGGAGCTCAGAGGGTGGCGCGAGGCCCGCGGCCTCACCCTGCGGGACGTCGCACCCGTCATCCGGGGCTCGGTGTCGAAGATCAGCCGGCTGGAGCGGGGCGAGAGCCCGCCGAAGGCGCGCGACGTCCTCGACCTGGCCCGCCACTACGGGCTGGACGAGGAGGAGATGCGGACGGTCGAGCGGCTCCTGGAACACGCCCAGGACTGCGAGTGGTACGAGCAGTACAGCGATGTGACCCCGACCTTCCTCAAGCGCCTGATCCAACTGGAAGGCGAGGCGCAGGAGATCTGCGTCTACGAGAACCTCGTGGTACCCGGGATCCTCCAGACCCCGGCCTACGCCGGGCACATGGTCAGGGCCGTGATGCCCAGCGCCTCCGAGGGCGAGATGGAACGCGTCGTGCAGCTGCGCACCCAGCGCCAACTGCGGCTGATGGAGGGCGAGGTACCGCGCCTGACGGTCCTGCTCGACCAAGGGGTCCTGCAACGCCGCTGCGGCAATGCCCAGGTGATGCGCGAACAACTGCGGCACCTGCTCCGCGCCGGGGACGTCGCCAAGGTCAACATCCGCGTCCTGGAGATGTCCTGGGGGTATTCCGCGGCCCCTCCCTACCCCATCACCCACCTCAAGTTCGCCGACGGCGGGCCGGGCGAGCTGGCGTACGTCGAGCACATCAACGGCGCCAACTACGTGACCCGCCCGCGCGCCCTGGACGACTACCGCAACGCCCTCAGCAACCTCCGCAAGGCAGCGGCCTCCCGCGACCGCAGCCGCCAGCTCATCGAAGAGGCGTTGCTGCAGTACGCGGAGGACTAG
- a CDS encoding class I SAM-dependent methyltransferase, whose protein sequence is MSGHESAAEVFDALAERYEEAFGRVPAQAQALDWLTGRLPKGARVLDVGSGTGRPTAERLAAAGCEVTGIDVSAEMVALARERVPRARFEQADVRTYAPGGGGFDAVCAFFPLLMMEQREVAASLERMASWVAPGGYLVLATVPGDISGLAIEWMGHQVTVSSLSEQEYATRIETAGLELLYHRTSLFHPEGGLADPEEHLFCYARRRDKP, encoded by the coding sequence ATGAGTGGACACGAGTCGGCGGCCGAGGTGTTCGACGCGCTCGCGGAGCGCTACGAGGAGGCGTTCGGCCGCGTCCCCGCACAGGCGCAGGCCCTCGACTGGCTCACCGGCCGACTGCCGAAGGGTGCGCGGGTCCTCGACGTGGGCAGCGGCACGGGCCGGCCCACCGCCGAACGGCTCGCGGCGGCGGGCTGCGAGGTGACCGGCATCGACGTCTCGGCCGAGATGGTCGCCCTCGCGCGCGAGCGGGTCCCGCGGGCCCGCTTCGAGCAGGCGGACGTACGCACGTACGCGCCCGGCGGGGGCGGATTCGACGCGGTGTGCGCCTTCTTCCCGCTGCTGATGATGGAGCAGCGCGAAGTGGCGGCCTCGCTGGAACGGATGGCCTCGTGGGTGGCGCCGGGCGGGTACCTCGTCCTCGCCACCGTGCCGGGCGACATCAGCGGCCTCGCCATCGAGTGGATGGGCCACCAGGTCACCGTCAGCAGCCTGTCCGAGCAGGAGTACGCGACCCGGATCGAGACGGCCGGCCTGGAACTCCTGTACCACCGCACGAGCCTCTTCCACCCCGAGGGCGGCCTCGCCGACCCGGAGGAGCACCTGTTCTGCTACGCCCGGCGCCGCGACAAGCCCTGA
- a CDS encoding NTP pyrophosphohydrolase has translation MEVPARAPVDVLIVDAANVVGSVPDGWWRDRRGAAERLRDRLARRGAGEEIVLVVEGAARGVASVPGVRVDAAPGSGDDRIVELVAHYAERGEGGALVVVTADRELRARVEAYGARCAGPRTVRPAG, from the coding sequence GTGGAAGTTCCTGCGCGAGCACCTGTGGACGTACTGATCGTGGACGCCGCGAACGTCGTCGGGTCAGTCCCCGACGGCTGGTGGCGGGACCGGCGCGGCGCGGCCGAGCGGCTGCGCGACCGGCTCGCCCGGCGCGGGGCGGGTGAGGAGATCGTCCTCGTGGTCGAAGGCGCGGCCCGGGGCGTCGCATCCGTCCCCGGCGTACGGGTGGACGCGGCGCCCGGGAGCGGCGACGACCGGATCGTGGAGCTGGTGGCGCACTACGCGGAGCGCGGCGAAGGCGGCGCCCTGGTGGTGGTCACGGCGGACCGGGAGCTGCGCGCGCGGGTGGAGGCGTACGGGGCGCGGTGCGCGGGGCCGCGCACCGTCCGCCCGGCCGGATGA
- a CDS encoding DUF397 domain-containing protein, whose product MQLRNGVVASEIPGAVWVKSSASVGNGNCVEVAALPDGTVAMRNSRFPDGPALIFTAGEIEAFLDGAKRAEFDQLTG is encoded by the coding sequence ATGCAGTTACGCAATGGAGTCGTGGCGAGCGAAATCCCCGGTGCGGTCTGGGTGAAGAGCAGTGCCAGCGTCGGCAACGGCAACTGCGTGGAGGTCGCGGCACTGCCCGACGGGACCGTGGCCATGCGCAATTCGCGCTTCCCCGACGGTCCGGCCCTGATCTTCACGGCCGGGGAGATCGAGGCGTTCCTCGACGGCGCCAAGCGCGCCGAATTCGATCAACTGACCGGATGA
- a CDS encoding YbjQ family protein, whose protein sequence is MGIDDYGGGPGAEQTGVMVVTTNDAPGYRVERVVGEVFGLTVRSRHLGSQIGAGLKSMIGGELRGLTKTLVQTRNQAMERLIEQAKARGANAVLAMRFDVTEAADIGTEVCAYGTAVVLAPETA, encoded by the coding sequence ATGGGCATAGACGACTACGGCGGAGGCCCCGGGGCCGAGCAGACCGGGGTCATGGTGGTGACGACCAACGACGCTCCCGGCTACCGGGTCGAGCGGGTCGTCGGGGAGGTCTTCGGCCTCACCGTGCGCTCGCGCCACCTGGGCAGCCAGATCGGCGCCGGCCTGAAATCCATGATCGGCGGGGAGCTCAGGGGGCTGACGAAGACCCTCGTGCAGACCCGTAACCAGGCCATGGAGCGGCTCATCGAGCAGGCCAAGGCGCGGGGCGCCAACGCCGTCCTCGCCATGCGCTTCGATGTGACCGAGGCCGCCGACATCGGCACCGAGGTGTGCGCGTACGGCACGGCCGTCGTGCTGGCGCCCGAGACGGCCTGA
- a CDS encoding helix-turn-helix domain-containing protein, whose product MRYFSPTANHRRLGLVCLGVGVQEGPLPVVGPRALDHHVAVVVTRGRGWFSHGGRPPQPVTAPALLWLVPGVEHHYGPDPRTGWEECFVDFAGHGVEAYTDLGYVTPDRPLVPLSATAGVRHVVDGIVRAARTGGPLLEVEAAAAVHALLVALRYARAEVSRHGDAVMEALARDALLPISVAEHAARLGIPLPELRGAVRRSTGEGVKEYLLGIRLSRAKELLARTDLPVAGVARRVGYDDPGYFSRLFSRRVGMAPGRFRAQQSFRDAGRQG is encoded by the coding sequence ATGCGCTACTTCTCCCCCACCGCCAACCACCGCCGGCTCGGGCTGGTCTGCCTGGGCGTGGGGGTGCAGGAGGGGCCGCTGCCGGTGGTCGGCCCGCGGGCGCTCGACCACCACGTGGCCGTGGTGGTCACCCGGGGGCGGGGCTGGTTCAGCCACGGCGGGCGCCCGCCGCAGCCCGTGACGGCGCCCGCGCTGCTGTGGCTCGTGCCCGGCGTCGAGCACCACTACGGACCGGATCCGCGGACCGGCTGGGAGGAGTGCTTCGTGGACTTCGCGGGACACGGCGTGGAGGCCTACACCGATCTCGGCTACGTCACCCCCGACCGGCCGCTGGTCCCGTTGAGCGCGACGGCCGGGGTGCGGCACGTGGTGGACGGGATCGTCCGGGCGGCCCGTACCGGCGGCCCGCTGCTGGAGGTGGAGGCGGCCGCGGCGGTACACGCGCTGCTGGTGGCCCTGCGCTACGCCCGCGCCGAGGTGTCCCGGCACGGCGACGCCGTCATGGAGGCCCTGGCGCGGGACGCACTGTTGCCGATCTCCGTCGCCGAGCACGCCGCGCGGCTCGGGATACCGCTGCCGGAGCTGCGCGGGGCGGTGCGGCGCAGCACCGGCGAGGGCGTCAAGGAGTACCTCCTCGGCATCAGACTGAGCCGGGCCAAGGAGCTGCTGGCCCGCACCGATCTGCCGGTCGCCGGGGTCGCCCGGAGGGTCGGGTACGACGACCCCGGGTATTTCAGCCGGCTGTTCAGCCGCCGCGTCGGCATGGCCCCGGGCCGCTTCCGCGCCCAGCAGTCCTTCCGCGACGCCGGGCGGCAAGGGTGA
- a CDS encoding phosphatase domain-containing protein → MSAEPEAPETPEAPETPDTALAPRTPAPPARPVVHVMTGLPASGKTTAARALQAQSGGRMRRVNLDDLRVMLDGPDHGRGLSYAHERTALDVQDAALRAAVTGGFDVVVDNTHLTPHIPKRLKAAVAGLATFVVHDFTDVPVEECVRRDAARERPVGEEIIRILADKHAKSRKGGWRLTAQWLNDEPPVEPYVADPALPAAVMCDIDGTLALTGDRGPYDFTRCGLDLPNEPVRRALDAFRRADGDVIVLLSGRSEEHRPQTEAWLERHQVPYDELWMRAAGDQRRDDVVKAELFDAHLRHRYAVRVSLDDRDRVVAVWRRMGLPTWQVAYGDF, encoded by the coding sequence GTGTCCGCAGAACCGGAGGCCCCCGAGACCCCCGAGGCCCCCGAGACCCCCGACACCGCCCTCGCCCCCCGGACCCCCGCGCCCCCGGCCCGCCCGGTCGTGCACGTCATGACGGGCCTGCCCGCCTCGGGCAAGACCACCGCGGCCCGGGCGCTCCAAGCGCAGTCCGGCGGCCGGATGCGCCGGGTGAACCTGGACGACCTCCGGGTCATGCTGGACGGCCCCGACCACGGACGCGGCCTCTCGTACGCGCACGAACGGACCGCGCTCGACGTCCAGGACGCGGCGCTGCGGGCCGCCGTGACGGGCGGGTTCGACGTGGTCGTCGACAACACCCACCTCACCCCGCACATCCCCAAGCGCCTCAAGGCGGCCGTCGCCGGCCTCGCCACCTTCGTCGTCCACGACTTCACCGACGTGCCCGTCGAGGAGTGCGTGCGCCGCGATGCCGCACGCGAGCGGCCGGTGGGCGAGGAGATCATCCGGATCCTGGCCGACAAGCACGCGAAGTCCCGCAAGGGAGGCTGGAGGCTGACCGCGCAGTGGCTGAACGACGAGCCCCCGGTCGAGCCCTACGTGGCCGACCCCGCGCTGCCCGCCGCGGTGATGTGCGACATCGACGGGACGCTGGCGCTGACCGGCGACCGCGGCCCGTACGACTTCACCCGCTGCGGGCTGGACCTGCCGAACGAGCCGGTGCGACGCGCCCTGGACGCCTTCCGGCGCGCCGACGGGGACGTCATCGTGCTGCTGTCGGGGCGCAGTGAGGAACACCGCCCGCAGACCGAGGCCTGGCTGGAGCGGCACCAGGTCCCCTACGACGAGCTGTGGATGCGGGCGGCCGGGGACCAGCGCCGCGACGACGTCGTGAAGGCGGAACTCTTCGATGCGCACCTGCGCCACCGCTACGCGGTGCGCGTCTCGCTCGACGACCGGGACCGCGTCGTGGCCGTCTGGCGCCGGATGGGCCTGCCGACCTGGCAGGTCGCCTACGGCGACTTCTGA
- a CDS encoding endo-alpha-N-acetylgalactosaminidase family protein, with protein MRTPLWPAAAVVAGLIATLTVSVPTTPVSAAPAAGPLTITSPELSVSVDRAFPRVIAYTRRATGDVLNGNEDPLTKIVVNGAAYTPAVTATASASAVDYALSFSGVTVRSRLSVAGSAVEFNVTAIEDTPALRVHSLAVPDHSLVSVRSDQAGAALSTARMHTATTGTGDTFTPVTAATPVDAAATTVMYGLVNTGKLAAAIDSNSLYDQPSGATARDNGRISKQVTDKGSYRRAALWSGDWLYRAAGAADTDTEPLPYARIAITADRNADSVVDWQDAAVAYRDIWTPPTGWQDTANRVVQRIPFNFASQATHPFTQTLDETKRVSLATDGLGQFVLLKGYASEGHDSAHMDYKNIGGKQGGAVDLNTLTTAGHAYNADFGVHINATEEYPVSATFDPAHQSGGLGWDWLDQSYYVDTRRDGQSGQRAKRLQDLKAAAPGLDFLYVDVWYGDGYVSRKLQREIGGLGFQLATEFPHTLTEQSLWHHWAADVDYGGSDLKGINSSIVRFIANHTKDDWIARNPLLGGAELTAYEGWQGKKDYPAFLNTTFAVNLPTKFLQESPIVKWTADTVTLANGTTVSTAGGARTITTAGRTVLRGGAYLLPRDGKLYHWNDTGGSTTWTLPAGWSTPRLYRLTDTGRSLVGDLTVTQGRVTLDATAKTAYLVTNGAAPAQADPEWGEGTPVKDPSFYSGDLRAWTVTGAGAAVTRNSRGQSELTMAHGTSPAVAQQLTGLTPGTYAASVWVSTPAGRAATLAVTPAGGAAASVYADSSPLTDNLGGSEKNGTDEQRMKVLFDVPAGRSTATLTLSAAAGPGTVTFDDVRVVRSARTPLGGHYFAEDFEHVDAGWGPFVFGGAGGSATDPRTHIAQRNAPYTQAGWNGKLVDDVISGGNSLKSHEERQGLVYRTLPQTLRLTKGRTYKVSFAYENGFGGDYRFITGSGTGETATALGQARTATTFTQTFTAGADAWIGVRKVTGEDSHDEADLVLDDLTVDDLGTGGGGELLVPQSRMGVKAVDSQETAGENGSAAKVLDGNAATLWHTQWYAATAPMPHEITVDLGASYEVSALHCLPRQTQSNGRIADYQVFTSTDGVTWGPAAASGRFADGAAQQDVSFSPRAARYVRLEALSEVNGNPWTSMAELNVGYLP; from the coding sequence ATGCGCACCCCCCTCTGGCCGGCCGCAGCCGTGGTCGCCGGTCTCATCGCCACCCTCACCGTGTCCGTACCCACCACCCCGGTCTCCGCGGCCCCCGCGGCCGGACCCCTGACCATCACCTCGCCCGAGCTCTCGGTGAGCGTCGACCGCGCCTTCCCCCGCGTCATCGCCTACACCCGCCGCGCCACCGGTGACGTACTGAACGGCAACGAGGACCCGCTGACCAAGATCGTCGTCAACGGCGCCGCCTACACCCCCGCCGTGACCGCGACGGCCTCCGCGTCCGCCGTCGACTACGCGCTCAGCTTCTCCGGAGTGACCGTCAGGTCCCGTCTCTCCGTGGCCGGTTCGGCCGTGGAGTTCAACGTCACCGCGATCGAGGACACCCCCGCGCTGCGCGTGCACAGCCTCGCCGTCCCCGACCACAGTCTCGTCAGCGTCCGCAGCGACCAGGCCGGTGCCGCGCTCTCCACCGCCCGCATGCACACCGCCACCACCGGCACCGGCGACACCTTCACCCCCGTCACCGCCGCCACGCCCGTGGACGCCGCCGCGACGACGGTCATGTACGGGCTGGTCAACACCGGCAAGCTGGCCGCCGCCATCGACTCCAACTCCCTCTACGACCAGCCCTCGGGCGCCACCGCCCGCGACAACGGCCGCATCAGCAAGCAGGTCACCGACAAGGGCTCCTACCGCAGGGCCGCCCTGTGGAGCGGGGACTGGCTGTACCGGGCGGCGGGCGCGGCCGACACCGACACCGAGCCGCTCCCGTACGCCCGGATCGCGATCACCGCCGACCGCAACGCCGACTCCGTCGTGGACTGGCAGGACGCCGCCGTCGCCTACCGCGACATCTGGACCCCGCCCACCGGCTGGCAGGACACCGCGAACCGGGTCGTCCAGCGCATCCCCTTCAACTTCGCCTCCCAGGCCACCCACCCCTTCACCCAGACCCTGGACGAAACCAAACGCGTCAGCCTCGCGACGGACGGCCTCGGCCAGTTCGTCCTGCTCAAGGGCTACGCCTCGGAGGGCCACGACTCCGCGCACATGGACTACAAGAACATCGGCGGCAAACAGGGCGGCGCGGTCGACCTGAACACCCTCACCACCGCCGGGCACGCCTACAACGCCGACTTCGGCGTCCACATCAACGCGACCGAGGAGTACCCCGTATCGGCCACCTTCGACCCGGCCCACCAGAGCGGAGGGCTCGGCTGGGACTGGCTCGACCAGTCGTACTACGTCGACACCCGCCGGGACGGCCAGTCCGGGCAGCGGGCCAAGCGCCTCCAGGACCTCAAGGCAGCCGCCCCCGGCCTCGACTTCCTCTACGTGGACGTCTGGTACGGCGACGGATACGTGTCCCGCAAGCTCCAGCGCGAGATCGGCGGCCTCGGTTTCCAGCTCGCCACCGAATTCCCCCACACCCTGACCGAGCAGTCGCTGTGGCACCACTGGGCCGCCGACGTCGACTACGGCGGCAGCGACCTCAAGGGCATCAACTCCAGCATCGTCCGGTTCATCGCCAACCACACCAAGGACGACTGGATCGCCCGGAACCCGCTGCTCGGCGGCGCGGAACTCACCGCGTACGAGGGCTGGCAGGGCAAGAAGGACTACCCCGCCTTCCTGAACACCACCTTCGCCGTCAACCTGCCGACGAAGTTCCTCCAGGAATCCCCGATCGTGAAGTGGACCGCCGACACGGTCACCCTCGCGAACGGCACCACCGTCAGCACCGCCGGCGGCGCCCGCACGATCACCACCGCCGGGCGCACCGTCCTGCGCGGCGGCGCCTACCTCCTGCCGCGCGACGGCAAGCTCTACCACTGGAACGACACTGGCGGCTCCACCACCTGGACCCTTCCGGCCGGCTGGAGCACACCCAGGCTCTACCGGCTCACCGACACGGGACGCAGTCTCGTCGGAGACCTCACCGTCACCCAGGGCCGGGTCACCCTCGACGCGACGGCGAAGACCGCCTACCTCGTCACCAACGGCGCCGCGCCCGCCCAGGCCGACCCCGAGTGGGGCGAGGGCACCCCCGTCAAGGACCCCTCCTTCTACTCAGGCGACCTGAGGGCCTGGACGGTCACCGGCGCCGGCGCCGCCGTCACCCGCAACTCCCGGGGCCAGAGCGAGCTGACCATGGCCCACGGAACCTCCCCGGCCGTGGCGCAGCAGCTCACCGGCCTGACCCCCGGCACCTACGCCGCGTCCGTCTGGGTCTCCACCCCCGCCGGCCGGGCCGCCACCCTCGCCGTCACCCCCGCCGGGGGCGCGGCCGCCTCCGTGTACGCCGACTCCTCGCCGCTGACCGACAACCTCGGCGGGAGCGAGAAGAACGGCACCGACGAGCAGCGCATGAAGGTGCTCTTCGACGTCCCGGCAGGCCGGTCCACCGCCACCCTCACGCTCTCCGCGGCGGCCGGACCGGGCACCGTCACCTTCGACGACGTCCGCGTGGTCCGCTCGGCCCGGACACCGCTCGGCGGCCACTACTTCGCCGAGGACTTCGAGCACGTGGACGCGGGCTGGGGCCCGTTCGTCTTCGGCGGCGCCGGCGGCTCCGCCACCGACCCGCGCACCCACATCGCCCAGCGCAACGCCCCGTACACCCAGGCCGGCTGGAACGGGAAGCTGGTGGACGACGTGATCAGCGGGGGCAACTCCCTCAAGTCGCACGAGGAGCGACAGGGCCTGGTCTACCGCACCCTGCCGCAGACGCTGCGCCTGACGAAGGGGCGCACGTACAAGGTGTCCTTCGCCTACGAGAACGGCTTCGGCGGCGACTACCGGTTCATCACCGGCTCGGGCACCGGGGAGACGGCCACCGCCCTGGGGCAGGCCCGCACCGCCACCACCTTCACCCAGACGTTCACCGCCGGGGCGGACGCCTGGATCGGCGTGCGCAAGGTCACGGGCGAGGACTCCCACGACGAGGCGGACCTCGTCCTCGACGACCTCACGGTGGACGACCTCGGCACGGGCGGCGGCGGGGAACTCCTCGTGCCGCAGAGCCGGATGGGCGTCAAAGCCGTCGACAGCCAGGAGACGGCGGGCGAGAACGGCAGCGCCGCCAAGGTCCTGGACGGCAACGCCGCCACCCTCTGGCACACCCAGTGGTACGCGGCGACCGCGCCGATGCCGCACGAGATCACCGTGGACCTCGGCGCCTCCTACGAGGTCTCGGCCCTGCACTGCCTGCCCCGGCAGACGCAGAGCAACGGGCGCATCGCGGACTACCAGGTGTTCACCTCCACCGACGGGGTGACCTGGGGCCCGGCCGCGGCCTCCGGAAGGTTCGCGGACGGCGCCGCGCAACAGGACGTCTCCTTCTCGCCCCGGGCGGCCCGGTACGTCAGACTCGAGGCCTTGAGCGAGGTGAACGGCAACCCCTGGACCTCGATGGCCGAGCTCAACGTCGGCTATCTGCCGTAG
- a CDS encoding DMT family transporter, with amino-acid sequence MNPSPSDPVPAPSSASRDLLPGVVGMVLVGSSVTISRSLAGAPLFAPQAVRYAAAAVILFVLARAARVPLLRPRGREWLWLAGIAASGLVLFNVAVVRGVAHAEPAVIAVAVASVPVLLALVGPLLERQRPSRRVLLAAPVVVAGAALVEGAGRTDAAGVGWAALALGCEAGFTLLAVPVLGRHGAWGVSVHAVWLGAVMLAGLTVLVERPGSLAALGPGQWAAVGYLAVLVTAVAFLLWYRTVAAVGAGRAGLLAGLAPLAAAGAGAASGGGVPGAAVWLGLAVVVAGLVVGLRPSGAPAAEPVGVERVPVAP; translated from the coding sequence ATGAACCCCTCCCCGTCCGATCCCGTACCCGCGCCCTCCTCCGCCTCGCGTGACCTGCTTCCGGGAGTCGTCGGCATGGTGCTGGTCGGCAGCAGCGTCACCATCTCCCGTTCGCTCGCCGGCGCCCCGCTCTTCGCTCCCCAGGCCGTCCGTTACGCGGCCGCCGCCGTGATCCTCTTCGTCCTCGCCCGCGCCGCCCGGGTGCCGTTGCTGCGTCCGCGCGGCCGTGAGTGGCTGTGGCTGGCCGGGATCGCGGCGAGCGGGCTGGTGCTGTTCAACGTGGCCGTGGTGCGGGGCGTCGCGCACGCCGAGCCGGCCGTCATCGCGGTCGCGGTGGCCTCCGTACCGGTCCTGCTCGCCCTCGTCGGTCCGCTGCTGGAGCGGCAGCGGCCCAGCCGTCGGGTGCTGCTGGCCGCCCCCGTCGTCGTCGCCGGGGCCGCGCTCGTGGAGGGGGCCGGGCGCACCGACGCGGCCGGGGTGGGCTGGGCCGCGCTCGCGCTGGGCTGCGAGGCCGGGTTCACGTTGCTGGCGGTGCCGGTGCTGGGCCGCCACGGTGCGTGGGGGGTGTCCGTGCACGCGGTGTGGCTGGGGGCGGTGATGCTGGCGGGGCTCACGGTGCTCGTGGAGCGACCCGGCTCTCTCGCGGCGCTCGGGCCCGGACAGTGGGCGGCGGTCGGCTACCTGGCCGTCCTGGTGACGGCGGTGGCGTTCCTGCTCTGGTACCGGACGGTGGCGGCCGTGGGCGCCGGCCGGGCCGGGCTGCTCGCCGGGCTCGCCCCGCTCGCCGCGGCCGGGGCGGGAGCGGCGTCGGGCGGTGGGGTCCCGGGAGCGGCGGTGTGGCTGGGACTCGCCGTGGTGGTCGCGGGGCTGGTGGTCGGGCTGCGGCCGAGCGGTGCGCCGGCGGCGGAGCCGGTGGGCGTCGAGCGGGTGCCCGTGGCCCCTTGA
- a CDS encoding SAM-dependent methyltransferase gives MELGPDPSQPPFIDMHTPSVARMYDWLLGGVENYASDREACARLLEIAPSTQLLARNNRAFLSRVVRILVEDYGIRQFLDHGSGLPTQDNVHEVAQRIDKDCKVAYIDNDPMVLAHAQTTLHDNSGTLVLPMDMRDTERIHGATREFLDWNQPIAALFVSVLHCIPDSDDGRSPAAVVRKTADLLPPGSFMVICQLVSDDPVVRDDVTRMMDVTTHGHWGRVRETHEVRRYFDGLDILEPDLVDVVDWRPDTTPPPPELRPKDWVEWGGVGRLLR, from the coding sequence ATGGAGTTAGGGCCGGACCCGTCCCAGCCGCCGTTCATCGACATGCACACCCCGAGCGTCGCCCGGATGTACGACTGGCTCCTGGGCGGTGTGGAGAACTACGCCAGCGACCGCGAGGCATGCGCCCGGTTGCTGGAGATCGCGCCCAGTACCCAGCTGCTGGCCCGCAACAACCGGGCCTTCCTCAGCCGCGTGGTGCGGATCCTCGTCGAGGACTACGGGATCCGGCAGTTCCTCGACCACGGTTCGGGCCTTCCCACGCAGGACAACGTGCACGAGGTGGCGCAGCGCATCGACAAGGACTGCAAGGTCGCCTACATCGACAACGACCCCATGGTCCTCGCACACGCCCAGACCACGCTGCACGACAACTCCGGCACGCTGGTGCTGCCGATGGACATGCGCGACACCGAGCGCATCCACGGGGCCACCCGGGAATTCCTCGACTGGAACCAGCCCATCGCGGCGCTGTTCGTCTCGGTCCTGCACTGCATCCCGGACTCGGACGACGGCCGCTCCCCGGCTGCCGTCGTGCGCAAGACCGCGGACCTGCTGCCGCCGGGCAGCTTCATGGTGATCTGCCAGCTCGTCAGCGACGACCCGGTGGTGCGGGACGACGTGACCCGGATGATGGACGTCACCACCCACGGGCACTGGGGGCGCGTGCGCGAGACGCACGAGGTGCGGCGGTACTTCGACGGGCTGGACATCCTCGAACCGGACCTCGTCGACGTGGTCGACTGGCGCCCCGACACCACCCCGCCGCCACCGGAGCTCCGGCCGAAGGACTGGGTGGAGTGGGGCGGCGTGGGCCGCCTCCTCCGGTGA
- a CDS encoding NmrA family NAD(P)-binding protein, giving the protein MTILVTTPTGHVGSRVVRLLLQAGVRPRVLVRDPARLDEGTRARVDVRRGDLTDAGFVRDAVAGDAVAGARTVFWVDPTPHTAPDPIGTSLETAAPLVEAARAGDVGRVALLSSIGAEKRHGVGHIDALAGIETELDATGTDVLHLRCAYFFTNLLLDLEGLSRGVLNTAFDPEHPMPWVDPRDVADVVAVRLLNDGWRGRTVQAVHGPEDLTFHQVARILTEALGRTVRLDQVGEDALRDTLRAAGLTAPAVEGIVGMSAGSSGLVPEQPRDLLTTTPTRLGGWAHAELRPLLEARPGTA; this is encoded by the coding sequence ATGACGATCCTGGTCACCACACCGACCGGGCACGTGGGATCGCGCGTGGTGCGGCTGCTGCTCCAGGCCGGCGTCCGCCCGCGCGTCCTGGTCCGCGACCCGGCCCGCCTTGACGAAGGCACCCGCGCGCGGGTGGACGTACGCCGCGGCGATCTGACGGACGCCGGTTTCGTCCGAGACGCGGTGGCGGGGGACGCGGTGGCGGGGGCGCGGACCGTGTTCTGGGTGGATCCCACCCCCCATACCGCGCCGGACCCGATCGGAACCTCGCTGGAGACCGCGGCGCCGCTGGTGGAGGCAGCCCGGGCCGGTGACGTGGGCCGGGTGGCGCTGCTCAGCAGCATCGGGGCGGAGAAGCGGCACGGCGTCGGCCACATCGACGCCCTGGCGGGGATCGAGACGGAACTCGATGCCACCGGAACGGACGTGCTGCACCTGCGCTGCGCGTACTTCTTCACCAACCTGCTTCTCGACCTCGAAGGACTCTCCCGAGGCGTCCTGAACACGGCGTTCGACCCCGAACACCCGATGCCGTGGGTCGATCCGCGCGACGTCGCGGACGTGGTCGCGGTCCGGCTGCTGAACGACGGCTGGCGGGGGCGGACGGTGCAGGCCGTGCACGGACCGGAGGACCTCACCTTCCACCAGGTCGCGCGGATCCTCACCGAGGCCCTCGGCCGTACGGTCCGGCTCGACCAGGTCGGCGAGGACGCGCTCCGGGACACCCTGCGCGCCGCCGGGCTGACCGCGCCGGCGGTCGAGGGCATCGTCGGCATGAGCGCCGGATCGAGCGGCCTGGTGCCCGAGCAGCCCCGTGACCTGCTCACCACCACACCCACCCGGCTCGGTGGGTGGGCGCACGCCGAGCTGCGTCCCCTGCTGGAGGCCCGTCCCGGGACGGCCTAG